A genomic segment from Gemmatimonadaceae bacterium encodes:
- a CDS encoding zinc ribbon domain-containing protein, translating to MSATLSPPPHDMFKFLRVPERLFSIAMWAVSLVFASFLTGLGGKIVGELPGVDQSLSLDQFVSPALLQPIRVRRNGLQEEARSVNDRRNTAQLVFDSTASSYDTRKAAYDTWISTRTATSDPRQDPEVLTRTAELESLGTRQREAKRTLESLDARRLQVDQAVDSLAMAEERLLDAARPQYAAAQFRQEMRVFGIRLALTLPLLLIGIWLLARKRKSQYWPLARGFVLFALIAFFVELVPYLPSYGGYVRYVVGIVLTLVAGHYVIRAMQRYLAKRQVVEQQTETERRQSLGYEEALKKMGANMCPGCERAIAGGPNATTNFCVHCGMKLFDTCGSCDTRKNAFFQYCPSCGVNAVPPVAPASSAAPGTA from the coding sequence ATGTCCGCGACGCTCTCCCCCCCGCCCCACGACATGTTCAAGTTCCTGCGCGTCCCCGAGCGACTGTTCTCGATCGCGATGTGGGCCGTCTCCCTGGTGTTCGCGAGTTTCCTGACCGGGCTCGGTGGCAAGATCGTCGGCGAGCTGCCGGGGGTGGACCAGTCCCTCTCGCTCGACCAGTTCGTCTCTCCCGCGCTGCTGCAGCCGATCCGCGTGCGTCGCAACGGGCTGCAGGAGGAGGCGCGCTCGGTGAACGACCGCCGCAACACGGCGCAGCTGGTGTTCGACTCCACCGCCAGCAGCTACGACACGCGCAAGGCGGCATACGACACCTGGATCTCCACCCGCACCGCAACGAGCGACCCGCGGCAGGACCCCGAGGTGCTGACGCGGACGGCGGAGCTGGAGTCGCTGGGCACGCGCCAGCGCGAGGCGAAGCGGACCCTCGAGTCGCTCGATGCGCGGCGCCTGCAGGTCGACCAGGCGGTGGACTCGCTGGCCATGGCGGAGGAGCGCCTGCTGGATGCGGCACGCCCGCAGTATGCCGCGGCGCAGTTCCGGCAGGAGATGCGCGTGTTCGGCATTCGCCTGGCGCTCACGCTGCCGCTGCTGCTGATCGGCATCTGGCTGCTGGCGCGGAAGCGGAAGAGCCAGTACTGGCCGCTGGCGCGCGGCTTCGTGCTCTTCGCACTGATCGCGTTCTTCGTGGAGCTGGTGCCGTACCTGCCGAGCTACGGCGGCTACGTGCGCTACGTGGTGGGGATCGTGCTCACGCTGGTGGCGGGCCACTACGTGATCCGTGCGATGCAGCGTTACCTGGCGAAGCGCCAGGTGGTGGAGCAGCAGACGGAGACCGAGCGCCGGCAGTCGCTGGGCTACGAGGAGGCGCTGAAGAAGATGGGCGCGAACATGTGCCCCGGGTGCGAGCGCGCGATCGCCGGCGGCCCGAACGCGACGACGAACTTCTGCGTGCACTGCGGCATGAAGCTCTTCGACACGTGCGGCAGCTGTGACACGCGCAAGAACGCGTTCTTCCAGTACTGCCCGTCGTGTGGTGTCAACGCCGTGCCGCCTGTCGCGCCGGCATCGTCAGCCGCACCGGGAACTGCCTGA
- a CDS encoding thioredoxin family protein: MIAAVLFASLVACQPVARPTLPALRQVPQVDSTLPALFARGQTFAEFVDRATARRDGWVRLQAEATVRPELLARARAVGGSWQLLVVAVDACGDSMNSVPYAARLADSVPGLSMRIVLPSAGGRAVQQAHRSLDGRAATPTLVLLDATGAEAGCIVELPAPLRHWTDKARSSVSGDSLHGYRSAFYAKDKGVSITTELVELLEAAKAGTPRCERQVTR; encoded by the coding sequence ATGATCGCAGCCGTCCTGTTCGCCTCCCTCGTTGCCTGCCAGCCCGTGGCGCGCCCCACGCTGCCTGCGCTGCGTCAGGTGCCGCAGGTGGACAGCACCCTCCCGGCGCTCTTCGCCCGTGGACAGACCTTCGCCGAGTTCGTGGATCGCGCGACGGCGCGCCGCGACGGGTGGGTGCGGCTCCAGGCGGAGGCGACGGTGCGGCCGGAGTTGCTGGCGCGGGCACGCGCCGTCGGCGGCAGCTGGCAGCTGCTGGTGGTGGCGGTGGATGCGTGCGGCGACTCGATGAACTCGGTGCCGTATGCGGCGCGACTGGCCGACTCGGTGCCGGGGCTCTCGATGCGGATCGTGCTGCCATCAGCCGGCGGGCGCGCGGTGCAGCAGGCACACCGTTCGCTGGACGGCCGCGCGGCGACACCGACGCTCGTCCTGCTCGATGCCACCGGCGCCGAGGCCGGCTGCATCGTCGAGCTGCCCGCCCCGTTGCGCCACTGGACCGACAAGGCGCGGTCCTCCGTCAGCGGTGATTCGCTGCACGGCTACCGGTCGGCGTTCTACGCCAAAGACAAAGGCGTGAGCATCACGACCGAGCTGGTGGAACTGCTGGAAGCGGCCAAGGCGGGCACGCCGCGCTGTGAACGACAGGTGACACGCTGA
- a CDS encoding DoxX family protein — translation MPMSLLVTGLVFILAGALHFVMPRFYLAMMPAYLPSPLALVYVSGVFEMLGGAGLLVPAARTAAAIGLIALLVAVLPANIEMLRAAHERGAGTPFLAVLWLRLPMQPLLMWWVWRVSRSGRDLVA, via the coding sequence ATGCCCATGTCGCTGCTGGTGACGGGGCTCGTGTTCATCCTGGCGGGGGCGCTGCACTTCGTGATGCCGCGCTTCTACCTCGCGATGATGCCTGCGTACCTGCCGAGCCCGCTGGCTCTCGTGTATGTCAGCGGGGTATTCGAGATGCTCGGCGGGGCGGGCCTGCTGGTGCCGGCCGCGCGGACGGCGGCGGCGATCGGACTCATCGCCCTGCTGGTGGCGGTGCTCCCGGCGAACATCGAGATGTTGCGGGCGGCGCACGAGCGGGGCGCCGGCACTCCCTTCCTGGCCGTGCTCTGGCTGCGGTTGCCCATGCAGCCGCTCCTGATGTGGTGGGTGTGGCGCGTGAGCCGGTCCGGCCGCGATCTTGTGGCGTAG
- a CDS encoding NAD(P)-dependent alcohol dehydrogenase, translating into MTASRGYAALQAKAPLTPFTFERRVPGPTDIRIEIAYCGVCHSDLHQVRDEWGGALFPMVPGHEIVGTVTAVGAAVSKFKVGDRAGVGCLVDSCGTCPSCQEHEEQYCTAGATFTYNSKDTQGALTFGGYANDIVVDEAFALTIPAGLDLAAVAPLLCAGITTYSPLRHWKVGAGMTVGVVGLGGLGHMGLKFAKAFGAHVVQFTTSLSKVEDARRLGADEVVVSTDREQMKAQAGRFDFILDTVSAPHDINQFLGLLTRNGTMTLVGVPDAPPTVHPFVLIGGRRSLAGSLIGGLKETQEMLDFCGEHGITSDIELIPIQSIETAYARMLKGDVKYRFVIDLATLGA; encoded by the coding sequence ATGACTGCCTCACGAGGATATGCGGCGCTGCAGGCCAAAGCGCCGCTGACGCCATTCACGTTCGAGCGCCGTGTGCCCGGCCCGACCGACATCCGCATCGAGATCGCCTATTGCGGCGTGTGCCACAGCGACCTGCACCAGGTGCGCGACGAATGGGGCGGCGCGCTGTTCCCGATGGTGCCCGGCCACGAGATCGTGGGCACCGTGACGGCCGTCGGCGCCGCGGTGTCGAAGTTCAAGGTCGGTGATCGTGCCGGCGTGGGCTGCCTGGTGGATTCGTGCGGCACCTGCCCGAGCTGCCAGGAGCACGAGGAGCAGTACTGCACCGCCGGCGCCACCTTCACGTACAACAGCAAGGACACGCAGGGCGCCCTCACCTTCGGCGGCTACGCCAACGACATCGTGGTGGACGAGGCCTTCGCGCTCACGATCCCCGCCGGCCTGGACCTCGCCGCGGTGGCGCCGCTGCTCTGTGCCGGCATCACGACCTACTCCCCGCTCCGCCACTGGAAGGTGGGCGCGGGCATGACGGTCGGCGTCGTCGGGCTGGGGGGACTGGGGCACATGGGGCTCAAGTTCGCGAAGGCCTTCGGTGCGCACGTGGTGCAGTTCACCACCTCGCTGTCGAAGGTGGAGGATGCCCGGCGCCTCGGGGCCGACGAGGTGGTGGTGAGCACCGATCGCGAGCAGATGAAGGCGCAGGCGGGACGCTTCGACTTCATCCTCGACACCGTCTCGGCGCCCCACGACATCAACCAGTTCCTGGGCCTGCTGACGCGCAACGGCACCATGACGCTGGTGGGCGTGCCCGACGCACCGCCGACGGTGCACCCCTTCGTGCTGATCGGCGGGCGCCGCTCACTGGCCGGCTCGCTGATCGGCGGCCTGAAGGAGACCCAGGAGATGCTCGACTTCTGCGGCGAGCATGGCATCACGTCGGACATCGAGCTGATCCCGATCCAGTCGATCGAGACGGCCTATGCGCGGATGCTGAAGGGTGACGTGAAGTACCGGTTCGTCATCGACCTCGCGACGCTCGGCGCGTGA
- a CDS encoding cupin domain-containing protein: MSELISLDAGFAKIDQHWYPRVAAELNGQQVRLVKILGEFDWHSHEHEDELVLVHRGTFDMQFRDRTVTIAAGEMILVPRRVEHRPVAHTECEVVLFEPAGTVNTGNVVSERTRSTLEPI; encoded by the coding sequence ATGAGCGAACTCATCTCACTCGACGCCGGTTTCGCAAAGATCGACCAGCACTGGTATCCGCGTGTCGCGGCGGAACTCAATGGGCAGCAGGTGCGGCTGGTGAAGATCCTTGGCGAGTTCGACTGGCACTCGCACGAGCACGAGGACGAGCTCGTCCTCGTGCATCGCGGCACCTTCGACATGCAGTTCCGCGACCGGACCGTCACGATCGCGGCCGGTGAGATGATCCTCGTGCCGCGGCGCGTGGAACATCGTCCCGTTGCGCACACGGAATGTGAGGTCGTGCTGTTCGAGCCGGCCGGCACGGTCAACACCGGCAACGTCGTGTCCGAACGGACGCGATCGACCCTGGAGCCGATCTGA
- a CDS encoding YihY/virulence factor BrkB family protein: MTGPRPRDRRKSGPTPRRSGTPVASAPARPPQSPMQVVRAFSGQVWKALGDDDVMFLASGVSFNLLLAVVPFVLLLASVSILFLGSTPESAADTALGFLDRLLPSQNWGEGDAVRNTVREIARVSGSVTLYSAIGFLWFSTRVFSSMRSVFQRTFDVPRERGILHGKLFDVVCSLIAAIGITAYGSLTAYMLAASTRGAAVLMHLGVREDVMGPIEYLFGRLVAFLLVVLLCFAAYRLVPNRPIPSHTAWVGSVTTSLLFELARTVFGLYVRAFTPSSLYTGAIATLVVVTLWTYYASLIFIIGAEVAQVVELRRLPPPAPP; encoded by the coding sequence ATGACCGGTCCACGTCCGCGTGACCGCCGCAAGTCCGGCCCCACGCCACGGCGCTCCGGCACCCCGGTGGCCTCCGCCCCGGCGCGCCCGCCCCAGTCACCCATGCAGGTGGTCCGTGCCTTCAGCGGACAGGTGTGGAAGGCACTCGGCGACGACGACGTGATGTTCCTCGCGTCCGGCGTGTCGTTCAACCTGCTGCTCGCCGTGGTGCCGTTCGTGCTGCTGCTGGCCTCGGTCTCGATCCTCTTCCTCGGCAGCACGCCGGAAAGTGCAGCCGACACGGCGCTCGGCTTCCTCGATCGCCTGCTGCCGTCGCAGAACTGGGGCGAGGGAGACGCGGTGCGCAACACCGTCCGCGAGATCGCGCGCGTCAGCGGCTCCGTCACGCTCTACTCCGCCATCGGCTTCCTCTGGTTCTCGACGCGCGTCTTCAGCTCCATGCGCAGCGTGTTCCAGCGCACCTTCGACGTGCCGCGTGAGCGCGGCATCCTGCACGGCAAGCTGTTCGACGTCGTCTGCTCGCTGATCGCCGCCATCGGCATCACGGCCTACGGCTCGCTCACCGCCTACATGCTCGCCGCCTCCACCCGTGGTGCGGCGGTGCTGATGCATCTCGGCGTGCGCGAGGACGTGATGGGCCCGATCGAGTACCTGTTCGGCCGCCTGGTTGCCTTCCTCCTCGTGGTGCTGCTCTGCTTCGCCGCGTACCGGCTGGTGCCCAACCGCCCGATTCCGTCGCACACGGCCTGGGTCGGCTCCGTCACCACCAGCCTGCTGTTCGAGCTCGCGCGCACGGTGTTCGGCCTCTACGTGCGTGCCTTCACGCCGAGTTCCCTCTACACCGGCGCCATCGCGACGCTGGTCGTCGTGACGCTCTGGACGTACTACGCCTCGCTCATCTTCATCATCGGTGCCGAGGTGGCGCAGGTGGTGGAGCTTCGCCGCCTCCCGCCGCCCGCCCCGCCATGA
- the dnaX gene encoding DNA polymerase III subunit gamma/tau, with the protein MIALARKYRPRNFAQVAVQTHVSNTLKGAIARDRVAHGYLLCGPRGTGKTTLARVLAMALNCENRATRDDGEPCGTCGACTRIWSGSASLDVIEIDAASNRGVDDARELRERAMYAPSTSDGYKVYIVDEAHMLTREAWNALLKILEEPPPRVVFVFATTEPQKIAQTAAPVLSRLQRFDLRRINPAEIRDRLAAVLDSEGVRYEPDALQMLARAADGGLRDALSLTDQVLAFGDDGMLTSARVRDALGLVPEDELLALLAIIAERRAGDVFEAIERLTNLGVDLQLLLSGLGDLVRAQLAIVLGGDPGAVSTAVRERLTAMAPQWRAGDLLRVLQQMADVELRLKRSGQPQLVFETLLVRLALLDRTVSLEEVLAGLGDAGPRAVAAPRSAPPVAARAVVAEPVRSAPAPDKWSQPAPGAPAAARAVKADPAPSAPVAAPVATGAAAQPSAPVAAAATAKTAAPRVASAPETGAVVPDLHRIVDEWDAVIAALRERKRGMLAALLERVQPIAVTAGGLLTLECDDAGDFPVVADGLPQVTDALREVLPSITRVQVRPPADGVPVTRERLTTEGVKQERVAALSKQDPLLGAAVEALDLELLE; encoded by the coding sequence GTGATCGCGCTCGCCCGCAAGTACCGCCCCCGAAACTTCGCGCAGGTCGCCGTGCAGACGCACGTGTCGAACACGCTGAAGGGTGCGATCGCCCGCGACCGGGTCGCCCACGGCTACCTGCTGTGCGGGCCCCGCGGCACCGGCAAGACCACGCTCGCGCGCGTGCTCGCGATGGCGCTCAACTGCGAGAACCGCGCGACGCGGGACGACGGCGAGCCCTGTGGCACCTGCGGGGCCTGCACCCGCATCTGGAGCGGGAGCGCCTCCCTCGACGTGATCGAGATCGACGCCGCCTCCAACCGCGGCGTGGACGACGCCCGCGAGCTGCGTGAGCGCGCGATGTACGCCCCGTCCACCAGCGACGGGTACAAGGTCTACATCGTGGACGAGGCGCACATGCTCACGCGTGAGGCGTGGAATGCACTCCTCAAGATCCTCGAGGAGCCGCCGCCGCGGGTGGTGTTCGTCTTCGCCACCACCGAGCCGCAGAAGATCGCGCAGACCGCAGCACCGGTGCTCAGCCGGCTCCAGCGCTTCGACCTCCGTCGCATCAACCCGGCGGAGATCCGCGACCGGCTGGCGGCGGTGCTGGACAGCGAAGGGGTGCGCTACGAACCCGACGCGCTCCAGATGCTGGCGCGGGCGGCCGATGGCGGCCTGCGCGACGCCCTCTCGCTCACCGACCAGGTGCTCGCCTTCGGTGACGACGGCATGCTCACCTCGGCCCGGGTGCGCGACGCCCTCGGGCTGGTCCCGGAAGACGAGCTCCTGGCGCTGCTGGCGATCATCGCCGAGCGCCGCGCCGGCGACGTGTTCGAGGCCATCGAGCGGCTCACGAACCTGGGCGTGGACCTCCAGCTGCTGCTGAGCGGCCTGGGTGACCTGGTCCGGGCGCAGCTGGCCATCGTCCTCGGCGGCGATCCGGGGGCGGTGTCGACGGCGGTGCGCGAGCGGCTCACCGCCATGGCGCCGCAATGGCGCGCCGGCGACCTGCTGCGTGTGCTGCAGCAGATGGCGGACGTGGAGCTGCGCCTGAAGCGGAGCGGACAGCCCCAGCTCGTGTTCGAGACGCTGCTGGTGCGGCTGGCCCTGCTGGACCGGACCGTCTCGCTGGAGGAGGTGCTGGCGGGGCTTGGTGATGCCGGGCCACGTGCCGTCGCGGCGCCCCGCAGTGCGCCCCCGGTCGCCGCCCGTGCCGTCGTTGCCGAGCCCGTCCGTTCTGCCCCCGCGCCCGACAAGTGGTCGCAGCCAGCGCCAGGCGCACCGGCGGCGGCGCGTGCGGTCAAGGCCGATCCTGCTCCATCGGCGCCCGTCGCGGCGCCCGTGGCCACCGGCGCCGCGGCGCAGCCGTCGGCACCGGTTGCTGCAGCCGCCACCGCGAAGACCGCGGCTCCCCGGGTCGCATCCGCGCCGGAAACCGGGGCGGTGGTCCCGGACCTTCATCGCATCGTGGACGAGTGGGACGCGGTGATCGCCGCGCTCCGGGAGCGGAAACGGGGCATGCTGGCGGCGCTGCTGGAACGTGTGCAGCCCATCGCCGTGACCGCCGGCGGCCTGCTCACCCTCGAGTGTGATGACGCCGGCGACTTTCCGGTCGTGGCCGATGGGCTGCCGCAGGTCACGGACGCGTTGCGCGAGGTGCTGCCGTCGATCACCCGCGTCCAGGTCCGGCCGCCGGCCGACGGGGTGCCCGTGACGCGGGAGCGGCTCACCACCGAAGGGGTGAAGCAGGAGCGCGTGGCGGCGCTGTCGAAACAGGATCCCCTGCTCGGCGCGGCCGTCGAGGCGCTCGACCTCGAACTGCTGGAGTAG
- a CDS encoding YbaB/EbfC family nucleoid-associated protein, whose translation MKMFQQAQQMQGKLAELQEELAKRTVTGMAGGGMVTVDADGKGTVRRVKIDPSLVTGGDVELLEDLVTVAIADAQQKAAALGQEEMGRLAGGLGIPGLKLPFM comes from the coding sequence ATGAAGATGTTCCAGCAGGCCCAGCAGATGCAGGGCAAGCTGGCGGAACTGCAGGAAGAGCTCGCGAAGCGCACCGTCACCGGCATGGCCGGCGGTGGCATGGTCACGGTCGACGCGGACGGGAAGGGCACCGTGCGCCGGGTGAAGATCGATCCCAGCCTGGTGACCGGGGGTGATGTGGAGCTGCTCGAGGACCTGGTGACGGTGGCGATCGCGGATGCGCAGCAGAAGGCGGCGGCGCTCGGCCAGGAAGAGATGGGCCGGCTTGCCGGCGGGCTCGGCATTCCCGGGCTCAAGCTGCCGTTCATGTGA
- the recR gene encoding recombination protein RecR has translation MAAIDELASELARLPGIGRKTAMRLTYHLLKQPPAQCRRLAEALVGLTERVRTCEVCYNLTESPRCPICSDPRRDGNTICAVEEAADIGAIERAAEFRGVYHVLGGRISPLDGVGPGDLTIAALVDRVRTGSVTEVILATNPSMEGEATAIHLQRQLAATGVRITRIARGLPVGGDLEYADGVTIAQALSARREMA, from the coding sequence GTGGCTGCAATCGACGAGCTGGCGAGCGAACTCGCCCGACTTCCCGGCATCGGCCGCAAGACGGCGATGCGACTGACGTATCACCTGCTCAAGCAGCCGCCGGCCCAATGCCGCCGGCTGGCCGAGGCGCTGGTCGGCCTCACCGAGCGGGTCCGGACCTGTGAAGTCTGCTACAACCTGACCGAATCCCCTCGTTGCCCCATCTGCTCCGACCCCCGACGTGACGGAAACACCATCTGCGCAGTCGAAGAGGCAGCCGATATCGGCGCAATCGAGCGGGCTGCCGAATTCCGGGGGGTCTACCACGTCCTCGGGGGGCGCATCTCGCCCCTCGACGGCGTCGGCCCCGGCGACCTCACGATTGCCGCACTCGTGGACCGGGTGCGGACCGGCTCAGTCACTGAAGTGATCCTCGCGACCAATCCCAGCATGGAAGGCGAAGCCACCGCGATCCACCTGCAGCGCCAGCTGGCGGCCACCGGGGTGCGCATCACGCGCATCGCGCGGGGGCTGCCGGTGGGCGGTGACCTGGAGTACGCGGACGGTGTCACGATCGCACAGGCGCTGTCGGCCCGACGGGAGATGGCATGA
- a CDS encoding roadblock/LC7 domain-containing protein encodes MSRASHWSFTQDDADAITRILLNFLQETNSRSALLVDRSGQLVTTVGEQPQFDATAFATLAAADFSANDQLAKLIGETDFTTLFHQGERDSMYVADVARRLILVVLFDQRTTLGLVRLRLKAAITDLNQVFTRPAEIQPADLGASHLLAGAEDDIDRLFS; translated from the coding sequence ATGTCCCGCGCATCGCATTGGTCTTTCACCCAGGACGACGCTGACGCGATCACGCGCATCCTGCTCAACTTCCTCCAGGAGACGAACAGCCGCAGTGCGCTGCTCGTCGACCGGTCGGGGCAGCTGGTCACGACCGTGGGGGAACAGCCGCAGTTCGACGCCACCGCCTTTGCCACGCTCGCCGCTGCCGATTTCAGTGCCAACGACCAGCTCGCCAAGCTCATCGGTGAGACGGACTTCACGACGCTCTTCCACCAGGGGGAGCGTGACTCGATGTACGTGGCCGACGTCGCCCGTCGGCTGATCCTCGTCGTCCTGTTCGACCAGCGGACGACACTTGGACTGGTGCGCCTCCGCCTGAAGGCCGCCATCACCGACCTGAACCAGGTGTTCACGCGGCCGGCGGAGATCCAGCCTGCCGATCTCGGCGCGTCACACCTGCTTGCCGGTGCCGAAGACGACATCGACCGGCTCTTCAGCTAA
- a CDS encoding gliding-motility protein MglA, which translates to MSVINYASREINCKIVYYGPGLGGKTTNLEHVYARVAPDTRGKLISLATENERTLFFDFLPVDLGTIRGFKTRFHLYTVPGQVYYNASRKLILKGVDGVVFVADSQVERQEANIEAMQNLYDNMAEYGYDITRMPFVIQYNKRDLPNAAPIDDLDGLLNPGFEIVDPARQRQMADPNNPSRLLIEQLPTGEWIERVPSVEAVAVAGDGVFDTLKAVSKLVLKSLASSS; encoded by the coding sequence ATGTCGGTCATCAACTACGCGTCACGCGAGATCAACTGCAAGATCGTCTACTACGGTCCCGGGCTCGGCGGCAAGACCACGAACCTCGAACACGTGTATGCACGCGTCGCCCCCGACACGCGCGGCAAGCTGATCTCGCTGGCCACCGAGAATGAACGCACCCTGTTCTTCGACTTCCTCCCGGTGGATCTCGGCACGATCCGCGGCTTCAAGACGCGGTTCCACCTCTACACGGTGCCCGGCCAGGTCTACTACAACGCCAGCCGCAAGCTGATCCTCAAGGGCGTGGATGGCGTCGTCTTCGTGGCCGACTCGCAGGTCGAGCGGCAGGAGGCGAACATCGAGGCGATGCAGAACCTGTACGACAACATGGCGGAGTACGGGTACGACATCACCCGCATGCCGTTCGTGATCCAGTACAACAAGCGCGACCTCCCCAACGCCGCGCCGATCGATGACCTCGACGGGCTGCTCAATCCCGGGTTCGAGATCGTCGACCCGGCCCGGCAGCGCCAGATGGCCGACCCCAACAACCCGTCCCGGCTGCTGATCGAGCAGCTCCCGACGGGGGAGTGGATCGAGCGGGTGCCGAGCGTCGAGGCGGTGGCAGTGGCGGGGGACGGGGTCTTCGATACGTTGAAGGCTGTGAGCAAGCTGGTGCTCAAGAGTCTCGCGTCCTCGAGCTGA
- a CDS encoding CDP-alcohol phosphatidyltransferase family protein, with the protein MNLPNALTVGRIAITPLVAVLPFVNGSTVRAIAFLLFVVAAVTDYVDGYLARRDNQITTLGKWLDPLADKLLLVGTFAPMYWLMRGAPILQPAGHSIPPDGRFPSLLASMWVSLPLWVVIVVLGREAFMTAFREVAKRRGVVISAIGPAKWKTTFQSIWIGAAYCWFFAATLAKEQGWGGDWWAAFAQFNGAVIALSMVAAVGLTLWSLGLYVQRYGSVIAAPTRSHAG; encoded by the coding sequence GTGAACCTCCCGAACGCACTCACCGTCGGCAGGATCGCCATCACTCCCCTGGTGGCGGTGCTGCCGTTCGTGAATGGATCCACCGTGCGGGCGATTGCGTTCCTGCTCTTCGTCGTCGCGGCCGTCACCGATTATGTCGACGGCTACCTCGCGCGCCGCGACAACCAGATCACGACCCTCGGCAAGTGGCTCGATCCCCTCGCCGACAAGCTGCTCCTCGTCGGCACCTTCGCGCCGATGTACTGGCTCATGCGCGGCGCACCGATCCTGCAGCCTGCCGGCCACTCGATTCCCCCGGATGGCCGGTTTCCGTCGCTGCTGGCCTCGATGTGGGTGTCACTGCCACTCTGGGTCGTGATCGTGGTCCTCGGCCGCGAGGCGTTCATGACCGCCTTCCGCGAGGTCGCCAAGCGCCGCGGCGTGGTCATCTCCGCCATCGGCCCCGCCAAGTGGAAGACCACCTTCCAGAGCATCTGGATCGGCGCCGCCTACTGCTGGTTCTTCGCCGCCACGCTGGCGAAGGAGCAGGGGTGGGGCGGCGACTGGTGGGCCGCCTTCGCGCAGTTCAACGGCGCGGTCATCGCGCTCAGCATGGTCGCGGCGGTGGGCCTCACGCTCTGGTCGCTGGGCCTCTACGTCCAGCGCTACGGCAGCGTCATCGCGGCGCCGACGCGGAGTCACGCGGGCTGA